One genomic window of Canis aureus isolate CA01 chromosome 15, VMU_Caureus_v.1.0, whole genome shotgun sequence includes the following:
- the RAMP3 gene encoding receptor activity-modifying protein 3 isoform X4 has translation METRARRRPQLRLLLLLLLLCGGCPRVGGCNETRMLEKLPRCGKAFADMMHKVDVWKWCNLSEFIVYYESFTNCTEVETNVVGCYWPNPLAQGFITGVHRQFFANCTVDRTHWEDPPDECIQRLTIPQKSTGYVWGRDPRMS, from the exons ATGGAGACGCGCGCGCGGCGGCGCCCGCAGCtaaggctgctgctgctgctgctgctgctctgcg GTGGGTGTCCCCGAGTGGGTGGCTGCAACGAGACACGCATGTTGGAGAAGCTGCCCCGGTGCGGGAAGGCCTTCGCCGACATGATGCACAAGGTGGACGTCTGGAAGTGGTGCAACCTGTCGGAGTTCATTGT GTACTACGAGAGCTTCACCAACTGCACGGAAGTGGAGACCAACGTGGTGGGCTGCTACTGGCCCAACCCCCTGGCGCAGGGCTTCATCACCGGCGTCCACAGGCAGTTCTTCGCCAACTGCACGGTGGACAGGACGCACTGGGAGGACCCCCCGGATGAG TGCATTCAACGTCTGACCATCCCACAAAAGAGCACGGGCTATGTCTGGGGCCGTGATCCGAGGATGTCATGA
- the RAMP3 gene encoding receptor activity-modifying protein 3 isoform X1 — protein METRARRRPQLRLLLLLLLLCGGCPRVGGCNETRMLEKLPRCGKAFADMMHKVDVWKWCNLSEFIVYYESFTNCTEVETNVVGCYWPNPLAQGFITGVHRQFFANCTVDRTHWEDPPDEANPEPDSIWTKEAVPLSSSSQARYQQLGTPMWFRTC, from the exons ATGGAGACGCGCGCGCGGCGGCGCCCGCAGCtaaggctgctgctgctgctgctgctgctctgcg GTGGGTGTCCCCGAGTGGGTGGCTGCAACGAGACACGCATGTTGGAGAAGCTGCCCCGGTGCGGGAAGGCCTTCGCCGACATGATGCACAAGGTGGACGTCTGGAAGTGGTGCAACCTGTCGGAGTTCATTGT GTACTACGAGAGCTTCACCAACTGCACGGAAGTGGAGACCAACGTGGTGGGCTGCTACTGGCCCAACCCCCTGGCGCAGGGCTTCATCACCGGCGTCCACAGGCAGTTCTTCGCCAACTGCACGGTGGACAGGACGCACTGGGAGGACCCCCCGGATGAG GCCAATCCAGAGCCAGACTCTATCTGGACAAAGGAGGCAGTACCCCTGTCTTCATCATCCCAGGCCAGGTACCAGCAGCTAGGGACACCCATGTGGTTTAGAACCTGCTAG
- the RAMP3 gene encoding receptor activity-modifying protein 3 isoform X3 has protein sequence METRARRRPQLRLLLLLLLLCGGCPRVGGCNETRMLEKLPRCGKAFADMMHKVDVWKWCNLSEFIVYYESFTNCTEVETNVVGCYWPNPLAQGFITGVHRQFFANCTVDRTHWEDPPDEANPEPDSIWTKEAVPLSSSSQASAFNV, from the exons ATGGAGACGCGCGCGCGGCGGCGCCCGCAGCtaaggctgctgctgctgctgctgctgctctgcg GTGGGTGTCCCCGAGTGGGTGGCTGCAACGAGACACGCATGTTGGAGAAGCTGCCCCGGTGCGGGAAGGCCTTCGCCGACATGATGCACAAGGTGGACGTCTGGAAGTGGTGCAACCTGTCGGAGTTCATTGT GTACTACGAGAGCTTCACCAACTGCACGGAAGTGGAGACCAACGTGGTGGGCTGCTACTGGCCCAACCCCCTGGCGCAGGGCTTCATCACCGGCGTCCACAGGCAGTTCTTCGCCAACTGCACGGTGGACAGGACGCACTGGGAGGACCCCCCGGATGAG GCCAATCCAGAGCCAGACTCTATCTGGACAAAGGAGGCAGTACCCCTGTCTTCATCATCCCAGGCCAG TGCATTCAACGTCTGA
- the RAMP3 gene encoding receptor activity-modifying protein 3 isoform X2: METRARRRPQLRLLLLLLLLCGGCPRVGGCNETRMLEKLPRCGKAFADMMHKVDVWKWCNLSEFIVYYESFTNCTEVETNVVGCYWPNPLAQGFITGVHRQFFANCTVDRTHWEDPPDEVLIPLIAVPVLLTVAMAGLVVWRSKRPDQLL; this comes from the exons ATGGAGACGCGCGCGCGGCGGCGCCCGCAGCtaaggctgctgctgctgctgctgctgctctgcg GTGGGTGTCCCCGAGTGGGTGGCTGCAACGAGACACGCATGTTGGAGAAGCTGCCCCGGTGCGGGAAGGCCTTCGCCGACATGATGCACAAGGTGGACGTCTGGAAGTGGTGCAACCTGTCGGAGTTCATTGT GTACTACGAGAGCTTCACCAACTGCACGGAAGTGGAGACCAACGTGGTGGGCTGCTACTGGCCCAACCCCCTGGCGCAGGGCTTCATCACCGGCGTCCACAGGCAGTTCTTCGCCAACTGCACGGTGGACAGGACGCACTGGGAGGACCCCCCGGATGAGGTGCTCATCCCGCTCATCGCCGTGCCGGTCCTGCTGACCGTGGCCATGGCCGGCCTGGTGGTGTGGCGCAGCAAGCGCCCAGACCAGCTGCTGTGA